A region from the Nostoc sp. HK-01 genome encodes:
- a CDS encoding pentapeptide repeat-containing protein gives MTISLYFLENKTQQYLLNILKMFTHINNFGHPVKNYLINKNLFLDIILAIVYGQDKQHLVSQGSIKKFLRVAVEKLHHPTVDIRLQGILELERLATYNYQHHGEIIEILATFVRESSPHKAHEEIHPDIQAALNVIIRRDTQKSLESAQIDLSYTDLRGANLSGANLAGANLYQVNLSGANLAGANLSGAILSAANLSEANLVGINLSEAIISAANLSQANLAKANLVRANFYLANLFQTNLQDAILDGASFREAKFSG, from the coding sequence ATGACGATATCTTTATACTTTTTGGAAAATAAAACACAACAATATCTTCTTAACATCTTGAAAATGTTTACACACATTAACAATTTTGGACATCCGGTAAAAAACTATTTAATTAATAAAAACTTATTTTTAGATATCATCCTGGCGATAGTTTACGGTCAAGATAAACAGCATCTTGTCTCTCAAGGCAGCATCAAAAAATTTTTAAGAGTGGCAGTAGAAAAGCTACATCATCCAACAGTAGATATAAGATTACAGGGAATTCTAGAATTAGAAAGATTAGCAACTTATAATTACCAACATCACGGGGAAATAATAGAAATTCTCGCCACTTTTGTGCGAGAAAGCTCTCCTCACAAGGCTCACGAGGAGATTCACCCAGATATTCAAGCAGCTTTGAATGTGATTATTAGAAGAGACACTCAAAAATCTTTAGAATCGGCACAAATTGATTTAAGCTATACAGACTTAAGAGGAGCAAATCTCAGTGGCGCAAACCTAGCTGGTGCTAACCTCTATCAAGTTAATTTATCAGGAGCTAACCTCGCTGGTGCCAACCTCAGCGGTGCAATTTTAAGCGCAGCTAATTTATCTGAGGCTAATCTTGTTGGTATTAACCTTTCCGAAGCAATTATCAGTGCAGCTAATTTATCTCAAGCAAACCTAGCAAAAGCAAATTTGGTCAGGGCTAATTTTTATCTCGCCAATTTGTTTCAAACTAATCTGCAAGATGCCATCCTGGATGGAGCTAGTTTTCGAGAGGCGAAATTTTCCGGATAA
- a CDS encoding pentapeptide repeat-containing protein, which yields MSANKTDKMLRWLIGTTVILAIALNIIVFAASNKKELSIPQQIQYRTQALTTTAIMFLGLAVMINAYYAGKRTEAMQKNAIASEKNVELSMQNAQISQDRLIADRFMAAITQLGHERIETRIGAIYVLERIAQDFPKEHWTIMEILAAFVRENTGIPTEAELFKEEDAQPIYWGKPKSRVLTTKHGERHNSEEAPKIRRDVQAALTIIGRRNSLLELESQKLDLRNIDIRRADLLGANLERADLRGADLSGSDLRGSNLSGVNLHNAKLVRSILYETNLQKANLREANLQGANLNRANLQGANLRAANLQSASLRTANLQGANLYKANLQQATLKVADLSGAKLFLANLQGAKLGKANLHLAGLIGANLQGANLNGANLSGANLNAAKLQQTEVFFANLTEASLTEADLYQANLMGANLNRAVLYEANLSQANLIGANLFGTNLCDVKLEGAILTGVKNLDSQQIGMAVGDRTTRLPDDVEAPTHWRQSS from the coding sequence ATGTCTGCAAATAAGACAGACAAAATGTTGCGTTGGTTGATAGGTACGACAGTTATATTGGCGATCGCACTGAATATAATTGTTTTTGCTGCCTCCAATAAAAAAGAGTTATCAATTCCGCAGCAAATACAATATAGAACCCAAGCATTAACCACGACTGCCATCATGTTTTTAGGATTAGCAGTGATGATTAATGCTTATTATGCAGGTAAACGGACAGAGGCAATGCAGAAAAATGCGATCGCCTCGGAAAAGAATGTCGAACTGAGTATGCAAAATGCTCAAATTTCCCAAGATAGATTGATTGCAGACAGATTTATGGCTGCTATTACGCAGCTAGGTCATGAAAGAATTGAAACGCGCATCGGGGCAATTTATGTTTTAGAACGCATCGCCCAGGACTTTCCCAAAGAACATTGGACAATCATGGAAATCCTCGCGGCTTTTGTGCGGGAAAATACAGGTATTCCCACAGAAGCCGAACTCTTCAAAGAAGAAGATGCACAGCCGATATATTGGGGCAAACCAAAAAGCAGAGTGCTGACAACAAAGCACGGAGAACGCCACAACAGTGAAGAAGCACCTAAAATCCGTCGGGATGTGCAAGCCGCACTGACAATCATTGGGAGACGTAATTCGTTATTAGAATTAGAAAGTCAAAAATTAGATTTACGCAACATCGATATTCGGCGAGCAGATTTACTAGGAGCCAATTTAGAAAGAGCAGATTTACGCGGTGCAGACCTTTCCGGCTCAGATTTGCGCGGTTCTAATCTCTCTGGAGTCAACCTCCACAATGCAAAACTGGTGCGGTCAATTCTTTATGAAACCAATTTACAAAAAGCCAACTTGCGAGAAGCCAACTTACAAGGGGCAAACTTGAATCGAGCTAATTTGCAAGGGGCAAACTTGCGTGCAGCAAATCTTCAAAGCGCAAGTCTGCGTACAGCCAATTTACAAGGGGCAAATTTGTATAAAGCTAATTTACAACAAGCAACATTAAAAGTTGCTGACCTTTCTGGTGCAAAGTTATTTTTGGCTAACTTACAAGGGGCAAAGTTGGGTAAAGCGAATTTGCATTTAGCTGGATTGATTGGCGCTAACCTACAAGGAGCCAACTTGAATGGTGCTAACTTGTCTGGGGCAAATTTAAACGCTGCCAAACTCCAGCAAACAGAAGTTTTCTTTGCCAACCTCACCGAAGCGAGTTTGACAGAAGCTGATTTATATCAAGCAAACCTGATGGGAGCCAATTTGAATCGGGCAGTTTTATATGAAGCTAACTTGTCTCAAGCCAACCTCATCGGCGCGAATTTATTTGGTACAAACCTGTGTGATGTCAAATTAGAAGGCGCAATTCTCACAGGTGTGAAAAATTTAGACTCACAACAGATTGGCATGGCAGTAGGCGATCGCACAACCCGTCTACCTGATGATGTCGAAGCCCCTACCCACTGGCGACAATCGAGTTAG
- a CDS encoding TRAP dicarboxylate transporter, DctM subunit, whose translation MTLAYEWLGPIMFAGALVLLSLGYPVAFSLGGVAIVFGLLGISLGVFDPIFLTAMPQRIFGIMANYTLLAIPYFIFLGSMLEKSGIAERLLETMGILLGRLRGGLALAVVLVGALLAATTGVVAATVVAMGLISLPIMLRYGYNKQLATGVIAASGTLGQIIPPSVVLVVLGDQLGVSVGNLFIGSVIPGLMMASAFALHVLIVAFLQPDAAPALPAEVREIGGKALGKRVVQVMLPPLVVILLVLGSIFFGIATPTEAGAVGCVGAIALAAANGNLTLSSLRQVCDTTLRITSMVVFILFGSTAFSLVFRGLNGDQFMFDVLANLPGGKVGFLAVSMMVVFILGFFIDFFEIAFIVIPLFVPVAQQLGIDLVWYGVVLGANLQTSFLTPPFGFALFYLRGVAPPEVTTSDIYRGVVPFILLQLLVVLLIIVFPQIVSFLPSLGS comes from the coding sequence ATGACACTGGCTTATGAATGGCTGGGGCCAATAATGTTTGCGGGTGCTTTGGTGTTGTTATCCTTGGGATATCCAGTAGCATTTTCACTAGGTGGTGTAGCTATTGTATTTGGCTTATTGGGAATTAGTTTGGGTGTTTTTGACCCGATATTTCTCACTGCCATGCCACAGCGGATATTTGGGATTATGGCTAACTACACTCTTTTAGCTATCCCTTACTTTATCTTTCTGGGGTCAATGCTGGAGAAATCTGGCATAGCGGAACGGCTTTTAGAAACGATGGGGATTTTATTAGGACGGTTGCGTGGAGGACTGGCGTTAGCGGTGGTGTTGGTGGGAGCTTTGCTGGCGGCTACTACGGGTGTAGTTGCGGCCACAGTAGTAGCGATGGGTTTGATTTCCCTGCCAATTATGCTGCGCTACGGCTATAACAAGCAATTAGCAACTGGTGTCATTGCAGCATCGGGTACTTTAGGACAAATTATTCCGCCGAGTGTGGTTTTGGTAGTTTTAGGCGACCAACTTGGTGTATCTGTGGGGAATTTGTTTATTGGTTCGGTGATTCCCGGCTTGATGATGGCCAGTGCCTTTGCGCTTCATGTGCTAATTGTGGCATTTTTGCAGCCGGATGCCGCACCAGCCTTACCAGCAGAAGTGCGGGAAATTGGCGGTAAAGCTTTGGGGAAAAGGGTAGTACAGGTGATGTTGCCGCCTTTGGTTGTGATTTTACTGGTGTTAGGGAGTATCTTTTTTGGTATTGCTACCCCGACAGAAGCCGGTGCCGTTGGTTGTGTAGGGGCGATCGCTTTGGCTGCTGCTAACGGTAATCTCACTTTATCATCTCTGCGTCAAGTCTGTGATACCACTTTGCGAATCACCAGTATGGTGGTGTTTATTTTATTTGGTTCTACAGCTTTCAGCTTAGTATTTCGGGGATTAAACGGCGATCAATTTATGTTTGATGTCCTCGCCAATCTTCCTGGTGGCAAAGTTGGCTTTTTAGCCGTCAGTATGATGGTGGTGTTTATCCTCGGTTTCTTTATTGACTTTTTTGAGATTGCCTTTATTGTCATACCTTTATTTGTGCCTGTTGCCCAGCAATTAGGCATCGATTTAGTTTGGTATGGTGTAGTGCTGGGAGCAAATCTGCAAACTTCGTTTTTAACACCACCTTTTGGCTTTGCTTTATTTTATCTCCGTGGTGTTGCACCCCCAGAAGTGACAACATCTGATATTTATCGCGGTGTAGTACCATTTATTCTGCTGCAATTGTTAGTTGTATTGTTAATTATTGTCTTCCCGCAAATTGTGAGTTTCTTACCTTCTTTGGGCAGTTAA
- a CDS encoding multi-sensor hybrid histidine kinase, which translates to MKNNFNKSGVILIVDDTPINLEMLFDFLGKAGFTVLIAEDGESAIAIAEYGKPDLILLDILMPGIDGFETCRRLKAKEATQDIPVIFMTALSETLDKVKGFELGAVDYLTKPLQHQEVLARIQLHLKLRTLTKTLQEQNLRLETEIAERLQVEEKIREQAALLDVTSDAIIVKDFDNQICFWNQGAEHLYGWKATEVMGENVNQLLYTPETLSQIQNIYASITESGFWQGELKQVNKQRQDVIVASRWTLMCDRHNQPTSILTVNTDITEKKHLESQILRAQRLESIGTLASGIAHDLNNILTPILTAAQLLQLKMPNTNERNQQMLKTIEANSKRGAALVKQVLQFARGVDGQRSIVQVSHLCSEIQQIVQETFPKSIELTQNIQPGLWAVIGDATHLHQLLMNLVVNARDAMPRGGNIKISAENLLIDEQYARMNLDARVGAYIVVTIADTGMGMRSEIIDRIFEPFFTTKEIGKGTGLGLSTVRGIIQSHGGFVNVSSHVGRGTEFKVFLPAVEVANTLLGEDLELLKGNGELILVVDDESGILETTKISLETYNYRVLTASNGIEAIALYAQHEDEISLVLMDMMMPSMDGATAISTMQKMNSQVKVIAVSGLTASSKLTKMPGVKQFIPKPYTTKDLLQTLHSILVQSSRNPESVAK; encoded by the coding sequence ATGAAAAATAATTTTAATAAATCGGGTGTCATTTTAATTGTTGATGACACTCCCATTAATTTAGAAATGCTGTTTGATTTTTTAGGTAAAGCTGGATTTACAGTATTAATTGCTGAAGACGGCGAAAGTGCGATCGCCATAGCAGAATATGGTAAACCAGACTTAATTTTGTTAGATATCCTCATGCCGGGAATCGACGGTTTTGAAACTTGTCGTCGTCTGAAAGCCAAGGAAGCAACTCAAGATATTCCGGTGATTTTCATGACAGCACTTTCAGAAACTTTAGATAAAGTCAAAGGTTTTGAATTGGGTGCAGTCGATTACCTCACCAAACCACTCCAACACCAAGAAGTATTAGCCAGAATTCAACTACATCTCAAGTTGCGAACCCTTACCAAAACCCTGCAAGAGCAAAATCTACGCCTAGAAACCGAAATTGCCGAACGTTTACAAGTTGAAGAAAAAATCCGCGAACAAGCAGCTTTGTTAGATGTTACTAGCGATGCAATTATCGTTAAAGATTTTGATAATCAAATTTGTTTTTGGAACCAAGGCGCTGAACATTTGTATGGCTGGAAAGCTACAGAAGTAATGGGTGAGAATGTCAATCAGCTTTTGTACACGCCAGAAACTTTATCGCAAATACAAAATATTTATGCAAGTATAACTGAGTCTGGCTTTTGGCAAGGAGAATTAAAACAAGTTAACAAACAAAGACAGGATGTGATTGTGGCTAGTCGTTGGACATTAATGTGCGATCGCCACAATCAACCAACATCAATTTTGACCGTTAATACTGATATTACCGAAAAAAAACATTTAGAAAGTCAAATTCTCCGCGCTCAACGTCTAGAAAGCATCGGTACACTAGCCAGTGGTATCGCTCACGACTTGAACAATATTCTGACTCCCATTTTGACTGCTGCACAACTGCTACAACTCAAAATGCCTAACACTAACGAGCGCAATCAGCAGATGTTGAAAACCATCGAAGCTAATTCTAAACGTGGAGCCGCTTTAGTCAAGCAAGTTTTGCAGTTTGCGCGGGGAGTGGACGGTCAGCGTAGCATTGTACAAGTCAGCCATCTATGCTCCGAAATCCAGCAAATTGTCCAAGAGACTTTTCCCAAATCAATTGAATTAACACAAAACATTCAGCCAGGACTTTGGGCTGTGATTGGAGATGCAACACATCTCCATCAACTGCTGATGAACTTAGTAGTTAATGCCCGTGATGCCATGCCTAGAGGCGGTAATATTAAAATCTCGGCGGAAAATCTCTTAATAGATGAACAGTATGCGCGAATGAATCTAGATGCGCGTGTCGGCGCTTATATTGTAGTAACTATTGCAGATACAGGTATGGGGATGCGGTCAGAGATTATTGATAGAATTTTTGAACCGTTTTTCACCACCAAAGAAATTGGTAAAGGTACGGGATTAGGTTTGTCTACTGTTAGAGGTATAATTCAAAGTCATGGTGGTTTTGTGAATGTGTCTAGTCACGTTGGCAGAGGTACAGAATTTAAAGTTTTCTTGCCAGCAGTGGAAGTAGCAAATACACTTTTAGGGGAAGACTTAGAATTACTCAAAGGTAATGGAGAATTAATTTTAGTAGTTGATGATGAAAGTGGAATTTTAGAAACCACCAAGATTTCTTTAGAAACTTACAACTACAGAGTATTAACAGCTAGTAATGGTATTGAAGCGATCGCTCTTTATGCTCAACACGAAGACGAAATTAGTCTCGTGTTGATGGATATGATGATGCCATCAATGGATGGTGCTACTGCTATTAGTACGATGCAAAAAATGAATTCTCAAGTCAAGGTGATTGCTGTTAGTGGTTTGACAGCCAGTAGTAAATTAACCAAAATGCCTGGAGTGAAACAATTTATTCCTAAGCCATATACAACAAAAGATTTGTTGCAGACCTTACACAGCATTCTTGTACAGTCATCTCGAAACCCAGAGAGTGTGGCTAAATAG